The proteins below come from a single Azospirillaceae bacterium genomic window:
- a CDS encoding homoserine dehydrogenase: MANSTPLRIGIAGLGTVGGGLLKLLQTQQELLRERCGRAIDVVAVSARDRAKDRGVDVSALRWHEDPVRLAQDADLDVVVELIGGSDGPARALVEAALANGKHVVTANKALLARHGADLAARAEGAGLALAFEAAVAGGIPVIKGLREGLTGNRIREVHGILNGTCNYILTGMRVTGRDFGAVLAEAQALGYAEADPSFDVDGVDTAHKLAVLTAVTFGTKVDFASVHVEGIRHISALDIAYAGELGYRIKLLGIARRTDHGIEQRVHPAMVPLSSPIASVDGVHNAVVAEGDFVDKVVLVGRGAGAGPTASAVAADIVDIACGRIVPAFGVPAGRLEALRPSPVSARRGKYYLRLMVLDRPGVIAEVAAALRDQHVSMESFLQRGRAPGEAVPVVLTTHETEEASLVRALDVIGALGSVLEPPRMIRIEDY, encoded by the coding sequence ATGGCCAACAGCACCCCTCTGCGCATCGGCATCGCCGGCCTGGGCACCGTCGGCGGCGGCCTGCTGAAACTGCTGCAAACGCAACAGGAACTCCTGCGCGAGCGGTGCGGCCGCGCCATCGACGTGGTGGCCGTGTCGGCCCGCGACCGCGCCAAGGACCGCGGCGTGGACGTGTCGGCGCTGCGCTGGCACGAGGATCCCGTCCGGCTGGCGCAGGATGCGGACCTGGACGTGGTGGTGGAGCTGATCGGCGGGTCCGACGGCCCGGCCCGCGCGCTGGTCGAAGCCGCCCTGGCCAACGGAAAGCACGTGGTCACCGCCAACAAGGCCCTATTGGCCCGCCACGGCGCCGATCTGGCCGCCCGTGCCGAGGGCGCCGGGCTGGCGCTGGCGTTCGAGGCGGCGGTGGCGGGCGGCATCCCGGTGATCAAGGGCCTGCGGGAAGGGCTGACCGGCAACCGCATCCGCGAGGTGCACGGCATCCTCAACGGCACCTGCAACTACATCCTGACCGGGATGCGGGTGACCGGCCGGGATTTCGGCGCCGTGCTGGCCGAGGCGCAGGCGCTGGGCTATGCCGAGGCCGACCCCAGCTTCGACGTGGACGGCGTCGACACCGCGCACAAGCTGGCGGTGCTGACGGCGGTCACCTTCGGCACGAAGGTGGACTTCGCCTCGGTCCATGTCGAAGGCATCCGCCACATCTCGGCGCTCGACATCGCCTATGCGGGCGAGCTGGGCTACCGGATCAAGCTGCTGGGCATCGCCCGGCGCACCGACCACGGCATCGAGCAGCGCGTGCATCCGGCCATGGTGCCGCTGTCCAGCCCCATCGCCAGTGTGGACGGCGTGCACAACGCGGTGGTGGCCGAAGGCGACTTCGTGGACAAGGTGGTGCTGGTCGGCCGCGGGGCGGGCGCCGGCCCGACCGCGTCGGCCGTGGCCGCCGACATCGTGGACATCGCGTGCGGGCGAATCGTGCCGGCCTTCGGCGTGCCGGCCGGGCGGCTGGAAGCACTGCGCCCCTCGCCGGTGTCGGCGCGGCGCGGGAAGTATTACCTCCGGCTGATGGTGTTGGACCGCCCCGGTGTTATCGCCGAAGTTGCGGCGGCCTTGCGCGACCAGCATGTTTCCATGGAATCCTTCCTGCAAAGGGGACGCGCGCCGGGCGAGGCGGTGCCGGTGGTGCTGACCACGCACGAAACGGAAGAAGCATCGCTCGTTCGCGCCCTGGACGTCATCGGCGCGTTGGGGTCTGTCCTGGAGCCCCCGCGGATGATTCGCATCGAAGACTATTGA
- the phaC gene encoding class I poly(R)-hydroxyalkanoic acid synthase: MARIAERSQRLVTEFLTRQAQDSTKTGPDPLNIGRAFLDLTTRLMADPNRLFQAQMSLWQDYMTLWQRTAQKLMGEAAEPVVKPAREDKRFRDAAWDENAVFDYIKQSYLLTARWMHSTVRSVEGQDDKAARKLDFYTRQFIDAMSPSNFVMTNPEVLRTTLETRGENLVRGLENMLDDLERGKGRLAISMTDYEAFEVGRNVAATPGKVVYQNDLMQLIQYAPTTDEVHRRPLLIIPPWINKFYILDLRPENSMVKWLTDQGHTVFVISWVNPDEKLAAGTTFDSYMEDGALAALDAMEQATGEREANVIGYCIGGTLLASTLAYMAATGDDRVKSAMYLVTMTDFREPGELGVFVDEDQLQAVEARMAEQGYLAGADMANTFNMLRANDLIWSFVVNNYLLGKEPFPFDLLYWNADSTRMPAAMHSFYLRNMYQKNLLVQPGGISLKGVPIDLRRITVPTFMLSTKEDHIAPWRSTYAATQIYGGPVTFVLAASGHIAGVVNPPQSKKYGYWVNEKLPKTPEAWLEGADQHPGSWWPEYAKWVARQGGGKVKARVPGDGKLKAIEDAPGSYVKVRS, encoded by the coding sequence ATGGCCCGCATCGCCGAGCGCAGCCAGCGGCTGGTCACCGAATTCCTGACGCGCCAAGCGCAGGACAGCACGAAGACGGGCCCCGATCCGCTGAACATCGGCCGCGCGTTCCTGGACCTGACCACAAGGCTGATGGCCGACCCGAACCGCCTGTTCCAGGCGCAGATGTCGCTGTGGCAGGACTATATGACCCTGTGGCAGCGCACGGCCCAGAAACTGATGGGCGAGGCCGCCGAACCGGTGGTCAAGCCGGCGCGCGAGGACAAGCGGTTCCGCGACGCCGCCTGGGACGAGAACGCCGTCTTCGACTACATCAAGCAGTCCTACCTGCTGACGGCCCGTTGGATGCACTCCACCGTCCGCAGCGTCGAGGGCCAGGACGACAAGGCGGCGCGGAAGCTGGACTTCTACACGCGCCAGTTCATCGACGCGATGTCGCCCAGCAACTTCGTCATGACCAACCCCGAAGTGCTGCGCACGACGCTTGAGACGCGGGGCGAGAACCTCGTCCGCGGGCTGGAAAACATGCTGGACGATCTCGAGCGCGGCAAAGGCCGGCTGGCGATCAGCATGACCGATTACGAGGCGTTCGAGGTCGGCCGCAACGTCGCCGCCACGCCGGGCAAGGTGGTCTACCAGAACGACCTGATGCAGCTGATCCAGTACGCGCCGACGACGGACGAGGTGCATCGCCGGCCGCTGCTGATCATCCCGCCGTGGATCAACAAGTTCTACATCCTGGACCTGCGGCCCGAGAATTCGATGGTGAAGTGGCTGACCGACCAGGGCCACACGGTCTTCGTGATCTCGTGGGTGAATCCCGACGAAAAGCTGGCCGCCGGCACGACCTTCGACAGCTACATGGAGGACGGCGCGCTGGCCGCGCTGGACGCCATGGAACAGGCGACCGGCGAGCGCGAGGCCAACGTCATCGGCTACTGCATCGGCGGCACGCTGCTGGCCTCCACCCTCGCGTACATGGCGGCCACCGGCGACGACCGGGTGAAGAGCGCCATGTACCTCGTCACCATGACCGACTTCCGCGAGCCGGGCGAACTGGGCGTCTTCGTCGACGAGGACCAGTTGCAGGCCGTCGAGGCGCGCATGGCCGAGCAGGGCTACCTGGCCGGGGCGGACATGGCGAACACGTTCAACATGCTGCGGGCCAACGACCTGATCTGGTCGTTCGTGGTGAACAACTACCTGCTGGGCAAGGAGCCGTTCCCCTTCGACCTGCTGTACTGGAACGCCGATTCCACCCGCATGCCGGCGGCCATGCACAGCTTCTACCTGCGCAACATGTACCAGAAGAACCTGCTGGTGCAGCCGGGCGGGATCAGTCTGAAGGGCGTGCCCATCGACCTGCGCCGGATCACGGTCCCCACCTTCATGCTGTCCACGAAGGAGGACCACATCGCGCCCTGGCGGTCCACCTATGCCGCCACCCAGATCTACGGCGGGCCCGTCACGTTCGTGCTGGCGGCGTCGGGCCACATCGCGGGCGTCGTCAACCCGCCGCAATCCAAGAAGTACGGCTACTGGGTCAACGAGAAGCTGCCGAAGACGCCCGAAGCGTGGCTGGAGGGCGCCGACCAGCACCCCGGATCCTGGTGGCCGGAATACGCGAAGTGGGTCGCGCGCCAGGGCGGCGGCAAGGTCAAGGCGCGGGTGCCCGGCGACGGCAAGCTGAAGGCCATCGAGGACGCGCCCGGCAGCTATGTGAAGGTCCGCTCCTGA
- the recJ gene encoding single-stranded-DNA-specific exonuclease RecJ — protein sequence MDLVSDGGIAALGVSRSATGKRWVLGRVDERLALAIAQSRGLPDLVARVLAGRGIGLDRVDGFLKPQLRTFLPDPSIFRDMDRAAERIAAAIRNGERIAVFADYDVDGATSAALLLRFCRAVGADPILYIPDRIAEGYGPNAKALEGLAQRGVKLVVTVDCGITAFDALEAAAAAGLEVVVVDHHAAETRLPTAVAVVNPNRLDEGAGAAPYRTLAAVGVSFLLLVAVNRVLRAAGWYANRPEPDLLSWLDLVALGTVCDVVPLTGLNRALVVQGLRVMARRGNPGIAALADVARLTERPDAYHAGFILGPRVNAGGRLGGSELGARLLSTDDPTEAAALARQLDAFNTERRNVEAAVLEEALAQVEVHVPGTPLLLASGAGWHPGVIGIVAARIKERFERPAVVVALDNGFGKASGRSVRAVNLGAAVIAARQAGLLVTGGGHHMACGFTVAEDRLPVLHRFLEAHVADQTTAMAPEPLFELDGVISVAGATPGFAETLATLGPFGAGNPEPRFAVSDARVVRADIVGGSHVRCILTGPEGGRLKAIAFRAARDGTPDDLGQLLLRAQGRPVHLAGTFRIDRWNGSETVQLCVDDAAPAWRT from the coding sequence ATGGATTTAGTCAGTGACGGAGGGATCGCGGCGCTCGGCGTGTCCCGGTCGGCGACCGGCAAGCGCTGGGTGCTGGGCCGGGTGGACGAGCGCTTGGCGCTCGCCATCGCCCAGAGCCGCGGCCTTCCCGATCTGGTGGCCCGGGTCCTGGCCGGGCGCGGCATCGGCTTGGACCGGGTTGACGGCTTCCTGAAGCCGCAACTGCGGACCTTCCTGCCCGATCCCTCGATCTTCCGCGACATGGACCGGGCGGCGGAACGGATCGCCGCCGCCATCCGCAACGGCGAACGCATCGCCGTCTTCGCCGACTACGACGTGGACGGCGCCACCTCGGCCGCGCTTCTGCTGCGCTTCTGCCGGGCGGTGGGCGCCGATCCCATCCTCTACATCCCCGACCGCATCGCCGAGGGCTACGGCCCCAACGCCAAGGCGCTGGAAGGCCTCGCCCAGCGCGGCGTGAAGCTGGTGGTGACGGTCGATTGCGGCATCACCGCCTTCGACGCGCTGGAGGCCGCCGCCGCTGCGGGGCTGGAGGTGGTGGTCGTGGACCACCACGCCGCCGAAACCCGTCTGCCCACGGCGGTCGCCGTCGTGAATCCGAACCGCCTGGACGAGGGCGCCGGCGCCGCGCCGTACCGCACGCTCGCCGCGGTGGGCGTCAGTTTCCTGTTGCTGGTGGCGGTGAACCGGGTGCTGCGGGCGGCCGGCTGGTATGCGAACCGGCCCGAACCCGACCTTTTGTCCTGGCTCGATTTGGTGGCGCTGGGCACCGTCTGCGACGTGGTTCCGCTGACCGGGCTGAACCGTGCGCTGGTGGTGCAGGGGCTGCGGGTGATGGCGCGCCGGGGCAACCCCGGCATCGCCGCCCTGGCCGATGTGGCGCGGCTGACCGAGCGGCCGGATGCCTACCACGCCGGCTTCATCCTCGGCCCCCGCGTGAATGCCGGCGGCCGGCTGGGCGGCAGCGAGTTGGGCGCGCGTCTTCTCTCCACCGACGACCCGACCGAGGCCGCGGCCCTGGCCCGGCAGCTCGACGCCTTCAACACCGAACGCCGCAACGTGGAGGCGGCGGTGCTGGAAGAGGCGCTGGCGCAGGTGGAGGTGCATGTGCCGGGCACGCCGTTGCTGCTGGCGTCCGGAGCGGGATGGCACCCGGGGGTGATCGGCATCGTCGCCGCCCGCATCAAGGAGCGTTTCGAGCGCCCGGCCGTGGTGGTGGCGCTGGACAACGGGTTCGGCAAGGCGTCGGGCCGGTCGGTGCGGGCGGTGAACCTGGGCGCCGCGGTGATCGCGGCGCGGCAGGCGGGCCTGCTGGTCACGGGTGGCGGCCACCACATGGCCTGCGGCTTCACGGTGGCCGAGGACCGTCTGCCGGTGCTGCACCGGTTCCTGGAGGCGCATGTGGCCGACCAGACGACGGCGATGGCGCCGGAACCCCTGTTCGAGCTGGACGGGGTGATTTCGGTGGCGGGGGCCACGCCCGGATTCGCCGAAACCCTGGCCACCCTCGGCCCCTTCGGCGCCGGCAATCCGGAACCGCGATTCGCGGTTTCCGACGCGCGGGTGGTGCGGGCCGACATCGTGGGCGGCAGCCATGTGCGCTGCATCCTGACGGGGCCGGAGGGCGGCCGCCTGAAGGCCATTGCCTTCCGCGCGGCGCGCGACGGCACGCCGGACGATCTGGGCCAATTGCTGCTGCGCGCGCAGGGCCGGCCGGTGCATCTGGCCGGCACCTTCCGCATCGACCGCTGGAACGGCAGCGAGACCGTGCAGCTCTGCGTGGACGACGCCGCCCCCGCGTGGCGGACGTGA
- a CDS encoding IS701 family transposase, with the protein MAGYGVQGWERELTNWLAPLLSALGHPARRLWAPFYIRGLLGPGERKSVQPMAERLGLGGHDQLHNFIASASWNTNALEAVLAAKADALVGGAGAVLVVDDTALPKKGLHSVGVARQYAGALGKNANNCQTLVSLTLARDEVPIPVALRLFLPWEWVANPTRCAKAGIPAALCAPKAKTDIALEEIDRLRAAGLRFGCVLADAGYGISAGFRQGLDARELLWAVGIPRIQKVYRADAEMVRPAPLRGRPRRAAIPVEDAVAAETLLDAAPWRMISWRMGTKGPLAAECTWPMDRQSPSAARPTGTCLGRQFGWWGSAGRRVSGSTTCPTYPRTRTWRRSPAPSRHAGCASKGTSR; encoded by the coding sequence ATGGCTGGATATGGCGTGCAGGGTTGGGAGCGTGAACTGACGAACTGGCTGGCGCCCCTCCTGTCGGCCCTGGGGCATCCCGCCCGCCGGCTGTGGGCGCCCTTCTATATCCGCGGGCTGCTCGGACCTGGCGAGCGCAAGAGCGTACAGCCCATGGCCGAGCGGCTGGGCCTCGGCGGCCACGACCAGCTGCATAACTTCATCGCCAGCGCATCCTGGAACACCAATGCCCTGGAAGCCGTCCTGGCCGCCAAGGCCGACGCGCTCGTGGGCGGGGCGGGCGCGGTCCTGGTGGTGGACGACACCGCCTTGCCGAAGAAGGGACTGCATTCGGTCGGTGTGGCGCGCCAGTACGCGGGGGCTCTGGGCAAGAATGCCAACAACTGCCAGACGCTGGTCTCCCTGACCCTGGCGCGTGACGAGGTCCCGATCCCCGTGGCCCTGCGCCTGTTCCTGCCCTGGGAATGGGTGGCCAATCCAACCCGCTGCGCCAAGGCCGGTATCCCCGCTGCGCTCTGTGCGCCGAAGGCCAAGACCGATATCGCTTTGGAGGAGATTGACCGGCTGCGGGCGGCAGGCCTGCGGTTCGGCTGTGTCCTGGCCGATGCGGGCTATGGGATCAGCGCGGGTTTCCGCCAGGGCCTGGATGCCCGGGAACTGCTCTGGGCGGTCGGCATTCCGCGCATTCAGAAGGTCTACCGCGCAGACGCGGAGATGGTGCGCCCGGCGCCCCTCAGAGGACGTCCACGCCGCGCCGCCATTCCGGTTGAAGACGCGGTGGCTGCCGAGACGCTGCTCGATGCCGCGCCCTGGCGGATGATCAGCTGGCGCATGGGCACCAAGGGGCCATTGGCTGCCGAGTGCACGTGGCCGATGGACCGGCAGTCACCATCCGCGGCAAGGCCAACCGGCACCTGCCTGGGACGGCAGTTTGGCTGGTGGGGGAGCGCCGGACGTCGGGTGAGCGGAAGTACCACCTGTCCAACCTACCCGAGGACACGGACCTGGAGGCGCTCGCCTGCGCCATCAAGGCACGCTGGGTGTGCGAGCAAGGGCACCAGCAGATGA
- a CDS encoding multidrug efflux RND transporter permease subunit: MISRFFIDRPIFASVLSILLVFAGVLALRVLPVAQYPEIVPPQVVVSATYPGASAQTVAETVAAPLEQQINGVEGMIYMQSTSTASGAVNLSVYFQTGTDPDQATINVNNRVQRATALLPEEVRRQGVTVAKRSTSILQIVAMSSPGQRYDTVFISNYALVNVIDELRRTPGVGDASLFGASDYSMRIWLRPDKVAEYHLTPSDIAAAIREQNAQFAAGRFSEEPMPGRQAFTYSATTRGRFADPREFEQIILRSDANGAALRLRDVARVELGSLNYATTATLNGAPMVPIGLYLQPGANALEVSGAVKATMDRLAQRFPDGLRYDVPFNTTRFIEASIHEVVVTFAEAIALVVLVVFVFLQNWRATVIPILAVPVSIIGAFAGMHLLGFSINLLTLFGLILAIGIVVDDAIIVLENVERIMTTQGKPPREAAIQAMDEVSGPVIAVVLVLCAVFVPVSFLGGLAGELYRQFAVTIAVSVVISGIVALTLTPALCAVLLKPGRGHSGDGQSGDAPSGQGRPWLPFRLFNRGFARVTQGFAAGASFFLRHAVVALVLVGVMLGATWWLFQRVPGGLVPAEDLGVVFVVAALPPAASLDRTRDITGAVTQGLMRNPAVADVTTLAGFDLLSGAQKTNAGISFVSLKDWSERTDPRQDARNLAPSFAALNAGFRDGVAIGFNPPPIQGMSTTGGFEFFLQDRSGGSLESLAQAAQRVIQAANQRPELQGVSTTFNTGVPQYRLDVDRDKAKALGVPIVSIFDTMQSTFGSLYVNDFSLFGRTYRVSLSSEAEFREAPNDLRHVFVRSANNAMVPLNTLVTATRIVGPDVVDRFNVFPAAKIQGNPAPGISSGQAIAAMQQVVAQTLSSDYAIGWTGSAYQELQTAGTGTQGFLFGLLMVFLILAAQYERWSLPLAVITAVPFAVFGAILAIHLRGIENDIYFQVGLVTLIGLAAKNAILIVEVAAQRHREGLSVHNAAVEAAKLRFRPIVMTSLAFILGTVPLAISTGAGSASRHAVGTGVIGGMLAATFLAVLFVPLFFRLVTRERR, translated from the coding sequence GTGATCTCCCGGTTCTTCATCGACCGGCCGATCTTCGCGTCGGTCCTGTCGATCCTCCTGGTGTTCGCGGGGGTCCTCGCCCTGCGCGTCCTGCCCGTCGCCCAGTACCCCGAGATCGTCCCGCCCCAGGTGGTGGTTTCGGCAACCTATCCGGGGGCGAGCGCCCAGACCGTGGCGGAGACGGTGGCAGCACCCCTGGAACAGCAGATCAACGGCGTCGAGGGCATGATCTACATGCAATCGACCTCGACCGCGTCGGGCGCCGTGAACCTGTCGGTCTATTTCCAGACCGGCACCGATCCCGACCAGGCGACCATCAACGTCAACAACCGGGTGCAGCGCGCGACGGCCCTTTTGCCGGAGGAGGTCCGCCGCCAGGGCGTGACGGTCGCCAAGCGGTCCACCTCGATCCTGCAGATCGTGGCCATGTCGTCGCCCGGCCAGCGGTACGACACGGTCTTCATCTCGAACTATGCGCTGGTGAACGTCATCGACGAGCTGCGGCGCACGCCGGGGGTGGGCGACGCGTCCCTGTTCGGCGCGTCGGACTATTCGATGCGCATCTGGCTGCGGCCCGACAAGGTCGCGGAATACCACCTGACCCCGAGCGACATCGCCGCCGCGATCCGCGAGCAGAACGCCCAGTTCGCCGCCGGCCGGTTTTCGGAAGAGCCGATGCCGGGCCGGCAGGCCTTCACCTACTCCGCCACCACGCGGGGCCGGTTCGCCGATCCGCGCGAGTTCGAACAGATCATCCTGCGTTCGGATGCCAACGGGGCCGCGCTGCGCCTGCGGGATGTCGCCCGCGTCGAGCTGGGGTCGCTGAACTACGCCACCACGGCGACCCTGAACGGCGCGCCGATGGTGCCGATCGGCCTCTATCTGCAACCCGGCGCCAACGCGCTGGAGGTTTCGGGGGCGGTCAAGGCCACCATGGACCGCCTCGCCCAGCGGTTCCCGGACGGTTTGCGTTACGACGTGCCGTTCAACACCACCCGCTTCATCGAGGCCTCGATCCACGAGGTGGTGGTGACCTTTGCCGAGGCGATCGCGCTGGTGGTGCTGGTCGTCTTCGTGTTCCTGCAGAACTGGCGGGCGACGGTCATCCCCATTCTGGCCGTGCCGGTGTCGATCATCGGCGCCTTCGCGGGCATGCACCTGCTGGGTTTCTCGATCAACCTGCTGACGCTGTTCGGCCTGATCCTGGCCATCGGCATCGTGGTGGACGACGCCATCATCGTGCTGGAGAACGTCGAACGCATCATGACCACGCAGGGCAAGCCCCCGCGCGAGGCCGCGATCCAGGCCATGGACGAGGTCAGCGGTCCGGTGATCGCCGTGGTCCTGGTGCTGTGCGCCGTGTTCGTGCCGGTGTCGTTCCTGGGCGGTCTGGCCGGCGAGCTGTACCGGCAGTTCGCGGTGACCATCGCCGTGTCGGTGGTGATTTCCGGCATCGTGGCGCTGACCCTGACCCCGGCCCTGTGCGCGGTGCTGCTGAAGCCGGGGCGTGGGCATTCGGGGGATGGGCAATCGGGAGATGCGCCGTCCGGGCAGGGGCGGCCCTGGCTGCCGTTCCGCCTGTTCAACCGCGGGTTCGCGCGGGTGACCCAGGGGTTTGCCGCGGGCGCGTCCTTTTTCCTGCGCCATGCGGTGGTCGCCCTGGTGCTGGTCGGCGTGATGCTGGGCGCGACGTGGTGGCTGTTCCAGCGGGTGCCGGGCGGTCTGGTGCCGGCGGAGGATCTGGGCGTCGTCTTCGTGGTGGCGGCCCTGCCGCCGGCCGCCTCGCTCGACCGCACGCGCGACATCACCGGGGCGGTGACACAGGGGCTGATGCGCAATCCCGCCGTGGCGGACGTGACCACGCTGGCGGGGTTCGACCTGTTGTCGGGCGCGCAGAAGACGAACGCCGGGATCTCGTTCGTTTCGTTGAAGGACTGGTCGGAGCGGACGGACCCGCGGCAGGACGCGCGCAATCTGGCGCCGAGCTTTGCCGCACTGAACGCCGGCTTCCGCGACGGCGTGGCGATCGGGTTCAACCCGCCGCCCATCCAGGGGATGAGCACCACGGGCGGGTTCGAATTCTTCCTTCAGGACCGGTCCGGCGGCAGCCTGGAAAGCCTGGCGCAGGCGGCGCAGCGGGTGATCCAGGCCGCAAACCAGCGGCCGGAGCTTCAGGGTGTTTCGACCACCTTCAACACCGGGGTGCCGCAATACCGGCTGGACGTGGACCGCGACAAGGCGAAGGCGCTGGGCGTGCCCATCGTGTCGATCTTCGACACGATGCAGAGCACGTTCGGCAGTCTGTACGTCAACGACTTCAGCCTGTTCGGGCGGACCTACCGCGTCAGCCTGTCGTCGGAGGCCGAATTCCGCGAGGCGCCGAACGATCTGCGGCACGTGTTCGTGCGGTCGGCGAACAACGCCATGGTGCCGCTGAACACGCTGGTGACGGCAACCCGCATCGTCGGGCCGGACGTGGTGGACCGGTTCAACGTTTTCCCTGCCGCCAAGATCCAGGGCAACCCGGCGCCGGGCATTTCGTCCGGCCAGGCCATCGCGGCGATGCAGCAGGTCGTGGCGCAAACGCTGTCGTCGGACTACGCGATCGGGTGGACGGGATCGGCATACCAGGAACTTCAGACCGCCGGGACGGGGACCCAAGGGTTCCTGTTCGGCCTGCTGATGGTGTTCCTGATCCTGGCGGCGCAATACGAGCGCTGGTCGCTGCCGCTGGCGGTGATCACCGCGGTTCCGTTCGCGGTGTTCGGCGCCATCCTGGCCATCCACCTGCGCGGGATCGAGAACGACATCTACTTCCAGGTTGGGCTGGTCACACTGATCGGCCTTGCCGCCAAGAACGCCATCCTGATCGTCGAGGTGGCGGCCCAACGCCACCGCGAGGGCCTGTCCGTCCACAACGCGGCGGTGGAAGCGGCCAAGCTGCGCTTCCGCCCCATCGTCATGACGTCGCTGGCCTTTATCCTGGGCACCGTGCCGCTGGCGATCTCCACCGGCGCCGGCTCGGCCAGCCGCCATGCGGTGGGGACTGGGGTGATCGGTGGGATGCTGGCGGCAACGTTCCTGGCCGTACTGTTTGTGCCGTTGTTCTTCCGGTTGGTGACGAGGGAGCGGCGGTAG
- the glpX gene encoding class II fructose-bisphosphatase → MTNKGINLTLDRNLALETVRVTEAAALSASLLMGRGDEKAADQAAVDAMRTALNGLDIQGTVVIGEGERDEAPMLYIGEKVGAGTGPKVDIALDPLEGTTITAKGGPNALAVIAMAEEGGFLNAPDVYMDKIAVGGGLPAGVVDLDASPRENLRNLAKAKGAEISDLLVCILDRPRHADIINQVREAGARIMLISDGDVSGVIATAQPGSGVDMYLGQGGAPEGVLAAAALRCIGGQMQGRLVFRNEDERSRAARWGITDLNRKYSMEDMARGDVMFAATGVTTGTMLRGVRRFAGGAVTHSVIMRSKSGTVRYIEAHHNFRIKSSIAPLPR, encoded by the coding sequence ATGACCAACAAGGGCATCAATCTCACCCTCGACCGCAACCTGGCGCTGGAGACGGTGCGCGTCACCGAGGCGGCGGCCCTGTCGGCGTCGCTCCTGATGGGGCGGGGCGACGAGAAGGCGGCCGACCAGGCCGCCGTGGACGCCATGCGCACCGCCCTGAACGGCCTGGACATCCAGGGCACCGTGGTGATCGGCGAGGGCGAGCGCGACGAGGCGCCGATGCTCTACATCGGCGAAAAGGTCGGCGCGGGCACGGGCCCCAAGGTGGACATCGCGCTCGACCCGCTGGAGGGCACGACCATCACCGCCAAGGGCGGCCCGAACGCGCTGGCCGTCATCGCCATGGCGGAGGAGGGCGGCTTCCTGAACGCCCCCGACGTGTACATGGACAAAATCGCGGTCGGCGGCGGCCTGCCGGCCGGCGTGGTGGACCTGGACGCCAGCCCGCGCGAGAACCTGCGCAACCTGGCCAAGGCCAAGGGCGCGGAAATCTCGGACCTGCTGGTCTGCATCCTCGACCGCCCGCGCCACGCCGACATCATCAACCAGGTGCGCGAGGCCGGCGCCCGCATCATGCTGATCTCGGACGGCGACGTGTCGGGCGTGATCGCCACCGCGCAGCCGGGTTCGGGCGTGGACATGTACCTGGGGCAGGGCGGTGCGCCGGAAGGCGTGCTGGCCGCGGCGGCGCTGCGCTGCATCGGCGGCCAGATGCAGGGCCGTCTGGTCTTCCGCAACGAGGACGAGCGGTCCCGCGCCGCGCGCTGGGGCATCACCGACCTAAACCGCAAATACTCGATGGAGGACATGGCGCGGGGCGACGTGATGTTCGCCGCCACGGGCGTGACCACCGGGACCATGCTGCGGGGCGTGCGCCGGTTCGCGGGCGGTGCGGTGACCCACTCGGTCATCATGCGTTCCAAGAGCGGGACGGTGCGCTACATCGAGGCGCACCACAACTTCCGCATCAAGTCGTCGATCGCGCCGCTGCCGCGCTAA